The Spinacia oleracea cultivar Varoflay chromosome 2, BTI_SOV_V1, whole genome shotgun sequence DNA segment ACTTGTAAGGATGTTCATAATTTATGCTGCATATATTTTCATTTTAAGTTTCTAGTTTCCTACTCAAGATTGattatacaacaacaacaacaacaacaacaacaaagccttagtcccaaaatgatttggggtcggctaacatgaatcgtcgtaggagatcgtcattgtcaccaatcaaaccaaaAAGGAGCAAGaagtaataagaaaaacaagagaaagtggaattaatgaaagtaaaataagagaaaaatgtatatatattatagaagaaatattgtaagagataataaaaaataagtaaagtttaaaataaatgaataagtaaaataagtatatttcaaaatagcatgtaaattaaaaataaaaaaaaaaatttaaagaattttttttaaaaaaaataagaataaaaaaaatagaaagaaacaaaaacatgaaaactCTATAAATCaactgaagtcatcaatgtatattctctccctccactctgtcctatccaacgccatattttcctcaatcccaagaaagctcatatcgtgttcaatcaccttcctccaagttttcttaggtcttcccctaccccttgcaattctatcactttgccacccttctatcctcctaatCGGGGCATCACTTGGTCTTCTGCTCACATGTCCAAACCATCCTAAAcaattttccatcatcttaaactcaatcggtgcaacccctactttcttcctaataatctcattcctcaaacgatcctttcttgtatgcccacacatccaacgtaacatgcgcatctccgtCACATTCATGttgtgcacgtgacaatgtttcactgcccagcATTCTGTGCCGTATGACAAAGCCGGTCGAATTGCcgtgcggtaaaattttcccttcaatctttggggcatgcctgaatcacatgggaaccccgtggcacctttccacttcaaccaacctgctttgattctacGAGCCACATCGCCATCTGattctccatccttttggataatagatcctaaataacggaatgtttcagagccttggacaattttcccatctaaggtaatctcccctgtctctctatcttggactccactaaacttacactccatatattccgtcttgtttctacttagcctaaaaccccgagattccaacgtttgtctccataactccaacttactttccactccttcatttgtttcatcaatcaacataatatcatctgcaaacatcatgcaccaaggaataccatcttggattgacctcgtcaattcgtccatgactatagcaaaaagaaacaggctaagtgcggaaccttgatgcactccaatcgtaatggggaattcttcggtcttaccaacactagttctcacactcgtgctaactccctcatacatgtccttgatgatatcaatatacttcctcGGAATTTCTTTCTTACTTAATGCCCACCAAAGGATTTCCCTTGGTACCTTGTCATACGCCTTCTCCAAATCTATGAAAACCATATGTAAGTCCTTCTTCTTATCCCGATAATTCTCCATTTGTTGCCTTATAAGATGAATGGCCTCCATAGTCGATCTCCCAGGCATAAATCCAAACCGGTTCTCCAAAATTTTCACAGTTTTCCTCAGTCTTTGCTCAATAATCCTCTCCCAAAGTTTCATAGTATGACTCATTAGTTTGATTCCTCGATAGTTGGCACAATCCTGGACATCACCCTTATTCTTGTACAAGGGGATGATAGTACTCTTCCTCCACTCTAATGGCATCCTATTACTTCCCCAAATCTTGttgaaaagagttgttaaccatacaacccctctctctcccaagCATCTCCAGACTTTGATAGGTATACCATCGGGCCCCACTGCCCTCTTGCGTTCCATCTTTTTCAGTGCCATTTCGACTTCTCTCTTTTGAATTCTTCGCATAAAGTCTAGGTTAACCATATCCCTAGGGATATTTGTATCCCCAATATCACGCCCTTGATCCCCGTTGAACAAGCTATCAAAGTAGAACCTCCATCTATCCTTGATTTCCTTATCTCCCACCAAAACTTTTTGATCAACATCTTTCACACATTTAATCCTCCCGATTTCTCGCGTCTTTCTATCTCTCATTCGAGCAAGTCTATAGATGTCTTTTTCACCTTCCTTTGTATCCAATCTTGCGTAAAGATCCTGATTCACCTTTGTTCTAGCCTCTCTTACTACCTTCTTTGCTTCCCTTTTAGCCTCCTTGTACTTCTCTTAGTTCTcatcacttctacattttcCCAACTCTTTATAGCATTCTCGTTTGCTCTTTATAGCTTGTTGCACAACTTCGTTCCACCAAGATGTGTCCTTACTTGGTGGCATGATTCCTTTAGATTCCCCTAGGACCTCTTTCGCCACTCCCTTTATGGTGTTCTCCATTCTTGTCCATAATGAGTCTATATCCAAATCCATATCCCCGACCTAAATACCTTCACTTGCCACCTTTTCCACGAATTTTAGTTGTTGCTCCCCTTGAAGTTTCCACCACTTGATCCTAGGCTCCACTAGTGGTCTTCTCTTTCATATATAACTTCTACCTCGAAAATCAAGTACCACAAATCTATGTTGGGTTGCTGTACTCTCACCCGGAATCACCTTATAATTGGTGTAGCACTGTCTCAAAGCATTCCTTACTAAAAAGAAGTCAATCTGACTCGCATTATCTCCACTCCTATAGGTTACTAGGTGAGATTTTCTTTTCTCAAACCAAGTGTTCATTATACCCAAGTCATATGCCaatgcaaaatccaaaatagCATTTCCCGCTTCATTCCGCTCCCCATACCCAAAACCACCATGAATGCTTTCAAATCCATCGCGACTCGAGCCTACATGTCTTTTGAGATCACCACCAATGATCAGTTTCTCACTTCTAGGGACACGTTGCACCACTTCTTCTAAATCCTCCCAAAATTCTTGTCTAGTTGACACATCTAGTCCTGCTTGTGGTGCATAGGCACTCACAATAGTTACAACCTCATCCCCTATCACAAGCTTAATACTCATAATTCGATCACTCTTTCGGGACACGTCCACTACATCATCAATATAATCTCTGTCAATAAGGATACCTACCCCATTCCTACCTCTAGTTTTTCCGGAATACCAAAGCTTATAACCCCATGGAGCTATTTCTCTTGCCTTGTTTCCAACCCACTTAGTCTCCTGCAAACATAATATGTTAATTCTCCTCCTTTTCATAACCTCTACTACTTCGACTAATCTCCCTGTCAAAGAGCCAATGTTCCAAATCCCAAATCGCATCCTACTACCCTTACCCTTACCCCTTCCCTTACCATGAAACCTTGGATAGTTAACACCACCATCGGGTGGCGCGCCGCTTCCTGGCGACGGCCTAGCAACCCTTGCATATTTTCCACTACACCCGGGCCTAGGAAGTGTAGCGCACCCTTGCATATTTGACACCACCCCCGGGTGTAGGGGTGGCGCGCCGCTTCTGGGCGACGACCTAGCAACCCTCACATATTTTTCACTACACCCGGGCTTAAGAGGTGTAGCGCGTCGCTGAGAAGGGGACGCCCCCACGATATTCCATTGTCGATTCTTGTCATGATATGTGGCTTAGTTTTAATGATGCCCGCCAACAACCTACCGCACCCTCCTCCTTTATCCGGGCTTGGGACCGGCAGTGAATGCCGCATACGCGAGACTCACAAGTGAATGCCGCATACGCGACACTCACAGGCGGAGTTACTCAAGATTGATTATATTAGAGTAATTAAGTGGAGCTTAGTTAATTCATGGTTTACATGTGGATTTTAGAGAAATTCTTGTACTTCTGTTGATTTCATCATAATTTTGTGGATTTCTCTTTGCATGAGAGTTATTTTGTAGTTCATTATTTGATTTTACagtaatttgtttatttatttgttgaTTGATACAGTTAATTATTTTCTTATGTTTTACTTTCCGAAGCTATCCAAATCTAACTGTTTGTtcttgttttgttttgcagCAAAGGTGATCTATCAATTTGAGGAAAATTGCAAGTGCTTATCACAAAGTACCGTCTATCGTATAATTTGAGTGTATATTTTACATTTCAAATCTTATTTGATGTAATTTGTGtagattaaattatattttgttcagTTAGTTGTAATATCTATCTTTTTCATTCTTAATTAAGACACTTCGCATTATTTTCTCAATTTTTCCCTTGTAATTGATGCTACCCCAGATGTAGAACAATATGTCAGGTTAAATGGGTTCGGGTTGACCCGAAATAGTCAGGTTAAATGGGTTAATATATTGTTATAAAGTAGAGGTAAAAAATTCCAGGTTGAACAGATCAATTCGGGTTGACCTGATTAGAAACAGATCAGGCTGCGTTTGGATTCTCAACCTGTTTACTTAAACAAATCAGGTTCAGGTTGGAGGTTTTTGACCCGTTTAATACCGACCCGAACACGAACCTGACCCAACCCGACCTGACTGCCACCCCTAGTTTCAAGTAAAGTAATTACTTGAATATTATGCACCTTGATAAAGGTGCCTAACCTCAGAGGCCTTAATTGGATCATTAAGGCCCCTGACATTCCAGGTACATAAGCTAACCTTCTTCATGTTGATTGAATTCATCTACCCTTGCTTCCTCTCCATCCAACTCACCTTCTTCATCAGTAATCTCCTTAAACCCTAGATCACTAGACAACACAGAAAATGGGTTATTAGGGCTCATAGTCCTCAGTCTAGTCACTCCTTTAGCTCTCCTTGTAACAATTTTCCAAGCATTGTCAGTTGATGCAGCAGTATTGATCACCACAGGTGGTGTTTGAACAGTTACTGAAGGGATAGGAGCCCTCACAGTTGCCTGGTTTTGTGTTACCTTTGGCACCCACTTCTTCTTCACCACTAGTTGCACCACATTCTTCACAATTTTATTACAGTCATGCCCTACAGTTCCACATTTCTTGCAGTACATAGGCTTCCAGTCATAAGAAACTGGTTGCTTGAACATGTCCATCAGAGTTTTCAATCCATACAAGATCAGGCAATACATTTGTGATATCCATCTCTATCAATACTCTAGCAAAGGACACTCTATCCTGGTTAGTGGTGCATTCATCAGCAAAGAGAGGCACCCCTAACTGACTGCTAATCCTGCTTAGTGAATCACTACCCCAACAGTGAAGTGGTAAGTTAGGAAACTTAACCCACAGGGGAATAACTCTCAATACTTCCTCACAGAAATTGAAATCTGCTGACCATGGTTTTATTATCACTAGCTTCCCATAAAAAGAATAAGGTCCTCCTGCAGTAATGTGATTTCTATCCTCAACACTCTCAAACTTTATAATGAATTACCCATCATCATGATAGAACACCTTTGGTTGAGAAAATGATGCCCATTCAGAGTTCATGAATCTCCTCACAGAAGCAATAGTTGGTGATTCACCAACCACATACATGACCATGGAAGACTGCCATTTATCTATCACCTTATCCAGTTCACAACTCTGCAGTTGTGCCACCTTCTTCCCATCCTTCACCACAGGAGTAACAAACCCCAATGGTACCCCTTTTGACCCCATTTTTGAACCTGTGAACAAGTTTTTCAAAGGCTCCGTACGgatacccctattttcccccaATTGTGAACTCCTAAGAACAGGTTCATTAGGTTTCTCAATAATCACAGGTTCAACAACAGGAATCCCAAAATTCCCACTAGATGACTTACTACCCAagcttgtgttaggttatgatacatatgaaaaaacataaatcatgcggaaaaccttaatgccagggaacatattatttacacataatcatatagcataatttagatgcatacactttgtagcgtgccttccctagctgcgcccgaacagaacaagaacaagtctttaggactccaagtgtcgtccctccatagatagtccacagcacgtccggatccgccttaagcttgaccaactagaatcgcccttaaggttcctaggattttcggctaaaatggttgcaagtgtttggctgattttttctttcaaaatcttacctttgaatacttcaatgttgtgtataaatttgtgaccctaggcacctatttatagagttatggaaaatgacttataattctattagaatactactccctccgtcaaaattttagaatgccttttacatgcggaattgacacaaaaatcactcgatttggatgagtaacgaagaaactgccgaaaaactgcgtacgtataattaaataaacgcaatttgcaattaattaacaattacgaaaattaatcaccccttttaattctttcaaatttgtaatatttaaccatgtttatgcaatttagattatgaaaataataagaggctcgtgataccactgtgaggttatgattcttatgacaaaacataaatcatgcggaaaaaccataaagccaggaaa contains these protein-coding regions:
- the LOC110792112 gene encoding uncharacterized protein; amino-acid sequence: MQGCATLPRPGCSGKYARVARPSPGSGAPPDGGVNYPRFHGKGRGKGKGSRMRFGIWNIGSLTGRLVEVVEVMKRRRINILCLQETKWVGNKAREIAPWGYKLWYSGKTRGRNGVGILIDRDYIDDVVDVSRKSDRIMSIKLVIGDEVVTIVSAYAPQAGLDVSTRQEFWEDLEEVVQRVPRSEKLIIGGDLKRHVGSSRDGFESIHGGFGYGERNEAGNAILDFALAYDLGIMNTWFEKRKSHLVTYRSGDNASQIDFFLVRNALRQCYTNYKVIPGESTATQHRFVVLDFRGRSYI